The Halonatronomonas betaini genome contains the following window.
GAAGGCGAGAAGATCTATGAGCAGGATGAAATAAAAACGGCAGATTTCATCGAAAATGTCCTGAAGCATTATTTTGATTACGGGATGAAATTGAAGCATTTCAGGGAGGATTTCAAGGAAGGTTTGAGGGAGGAGAGTCAGTGATGGGCTTAAATAAAGACCGGATTGAAAGTAAGATAATATATATAAAAGAAAATATAAAGAAATTGCAAAAGTTTCAAGAGATTTCTCAAGATGAATTTGTTGCAGATTATCGTAATTATGATGCTGCTAAATATAACCTTCAGGCTTCCATTGAGGCATTAATTGATATAAGTAACCATATAATTTCTCGGGAAAATCTTGGAGTTCCTGAGACTAATGCTGAAAGCTTTAAAATATTAGCTCAAAATGGTATTATTTCAGAAGATAAATTAACTATTTTTACAGCAATGGCCAGGTTCAGGAACAAGGTAGTCCATCTCTATGATGAGATAGATAACGCTGAAATCTACAGGATCATAACTGAACACCTTGAAGATTTCGATTATTTTATAAAACAAATCTTTAATAGATATTTTTAATAATTTTCTTGCCAGGGCCATAAGCTCTGGTCTTTTTTTTATTACTATAAAACCTGGTAAAAAATCCCCATAGGTGAAAGCAGGAATAGTTTATGATATAATTTAATTAATAGTAATGGTTTATTAGGCTGAAGGGGTGAAAGTGTGACTGATAATTATGATAAAATTTCATATTGGATTGATCTGGCAGA
Protein-coding sequences here:
- the hepT gene encoding type VII toxin-antitoxin system HepT family RNase toxin; translated protein: MGLNKDRIESKIIYIKENIKKLQKFQEISQDEFVADYRNYDAAKYNLQASIEALIDISNHIISRENLGVPETNAESFKILAQNGIISEDKLTIFTAMARFRNKVVHLYDEIDNAEIYRIITEHLEDFDYFIKQIFNRYF